A genomic stretch from Bacteroidota bacterium includes:
- a CDS encoding tetratricopeptide repeat protein has protein sequence MRTATSLSYLRIGLACSVIVLASQLPTALRAQQLPAFYEAQATYFDALSLFQKESYAAAYEKFRTYLGETGQDDQAPQLQQPAASLLLSDARFYEALCSFYLLRSNTELLFTRFLQDYPLHAKSTLAHFYKAKLLFIKRYYSQVYPELEQMNWQQLDEAQQAEASFMQGFSYLDASKLDQAAQALYPLTQQLGPWHDQANYYLAIVYYRQQQYAEAFRLLQAIEQAPSYQAKVPLYIAGSLVALGQYPLAEDYADKLQARRLEWEQKPLLYRELGTAIYENGHLQKALPYLSHYAEAAPSPQDRASLFRLGHCHYAAQQYTAATRVLEPLLAGQDSLASAASYYLGFCYLQLERREEARLAFQTAYAARLTTPFTADALFEYGKLSLATQYYTAAEQALRSYLASYPTAPHTEEANQLLGEVLYYGGSFAEAVPYFEKSPIQNIRTRKTYQRVCYYHGLSLLEKGSAREATAFLEKAVQASADADFTQRARFWLGEALFYQKQYEPAQRSYQQFVHSTGASGMAYYPQALLGLGWCQLRRQAYAEAARTFQGLQQVHRLAQLQPQLYREAVVRRADALFLQKQYKDANFLYAQLADSTGYLADYALYQYALCQSRMEQHKRAIAKLELFLKKHPNSPLNPEALYALSEEYLSWEHNASQARAYANRILSSYPGSGFAARAHVLIAQANLNLGQEPEAIDHYRTVLAQYGNEEEPVRTAFAELKHLLGPSQIDSLLTAYEKQYPGGQTFLDDASFAAARDLLLIDQQYQAGVARLSRFIRQYPNSQHLNEALLLRGEGYQQLDSTSLALADYEALFAQSRVPPELLTRAQLQAAYLYLATDAGRSAELYSLAARQAANKIDSAQALIGWAEAQVRLGQPKEARAVLNNIYGMRVLPAYTRAKTGLILAKLEDQLGDSAQALKLYEDVSRLEAGALRAEALYYTLELHYRQGAYTRLRDSLYAQKALLRNQDYWQAKAYLLLANAFWQLEQHQQALETLRSIALHAQDPGLKTQASQLLETRTKALEALQAENAARLQEKAAAEKAKLLKEERADPVEEVSPKDPRLDEAKPRK, from the coding sequence GTGCGCACAGCCACCAGCCTCTCGTACCTACGCATTGGGCTAGCCTGCTCCGTCATCGTTCTTGCCTCGCAGCTGCCTACCGCCCTGCGGGCACAGCAGTTGCCCGCATTTTATGAGGCCCAGGCCACCTATTTTGATGCGCTTTCGCTGTTTCAGAAGGAAAGCTATGCGGCGGCCTACGAGAAGTTTCGCACTTATCTGGGCGAAACAGGCCAAGATGACCAGGCACCCCAGCTGCAGCAGCCGGCAGCCAGCCTGTTGCTGTCCGACGCACGCTTCTACGAGGCACTATGCAGTTTCTATCTCCTGCGCAGCAATACGGAGCTGCTCTTCACCCGCTTTCTACAGGATTATCCCCTGCATGCCAAAAGCACGCTGGCCCACTTCTACAAGGCCAAGCTTCTCTTTATAAAGCGCTACTACAGCCAGGTTTACCCGGAGCTGGAGCAGATGAACTGGCAGCAGCTGGACGAAGCCCAGCAGGCCGAAGCCAGCTTCATGCAGGGCTTCAGCTACCTGGATGCAAGCAAGCTGGACCAGGCCGCACAGGCGCTATACCCCCTTACGCAGCAGCTGGGGCCCTGGCACGACCAGGCAAACTACTACCTGGCTATCGTATACTACCGGCAGCAGCAGTATGCCGAAGCCTTCCGGCTCTTGCAGGCCATCGAGCAGGCACCCAGCTACCAGGCCAAGGTACCCCTATACATAGCCGGCAGCCTGGTGGCCCTGGGCCAGTACCCGCTGGCCGAAGACTATGCCGATAAACTACAGGCACGCAGGCTAGAGTGGGAGCAGAAGCCCCTACTGTACCGGGAACTGGGCACCGCTATTTATGAAAATGGCCACCTACAGAAGGCTCTGCCCTACCTGAGCCACTATGCCGAGGCTGCACCGTCGCCGCAGGATCGTGCCAGCCTTTTCCGGCTGGGCCACTGCCACTATGCCGCCCAGCAGTACACTGCCGCCACCCGGGTGCTGGAGCCCCTGCTAGCCGGACAGGACAGCCTGGCCAGCGCAGCCAGCTACTACCTGGGTTTCTGCTACCTGCAGCTGGAGCGACGGGAGGAGGCTCGCCTGGCTTTTCAGACTGCCTACGCCGCCCGGCTGACGACGCCCTTTACCGCCGATGCCCTATTTGAATACGGCAAGCTATCGCTGGCCACCCAGTACTACACTGCGGCAGAGCAGGCCCTGCGCAGCTACCTGGCCAGCTATCCCACCGCCCCACACACCGAAGAGGCAAACCAGCTGCTGGGTGAGGTGCTATACTACGGAGGCTCCTTTGCCGAGGCGGTACCCTATTTTGAGAAAAGCCCGATCCAGAATATCCGAACCCGCAAAACCTACCAGCGCGTGTGCTACTACCACGGCCTCTCGCTGCTGGAAAAGGGGAGTGCCCGGGAGGCCACAGCATTCCTGGAAAAAGCCGTACAGGCCTCGGCAGATGCCGACTTCACCCAGCGTGCCCGCTTCTGGCTGGGCGAAGCACTGTTCTACCAGAAGCAGTATGAACCAGCACAGCGCAGCTACCAGCAGTTTGTGCACAGCACGGGTGCCAGTGGCATGGCCTATTATCCCCAGGCCCTGCTGGGCCTGGGCTGGTGCCAGCTGCGCCGCCAGGCCTATGCCGAGGCGGCCCGCACCTTCCAGGGTCTGCAGCAGGTACACCGCCTGGCCCAGCTGCAGCCACAGCTGTACCGAGAGGCCGTGGTGCGCCGCGCAGACGCCCTCTTCCTGCAGAAACAATACAAGGACGCCAACTTCCTGTATGCCCAGCTGGCAGATAGCACGGGCTACCTGGCCGACTATGCCCTGTACCAGTACGCCCTGTGCCAAAGCCGCATGGAGCAGCACAAACGGGCCATTGCAAAACTGGAGCTATTCCTGAAAAAGCACCCCAATAGCCCCCTGAACCCCGAGGCACTGTATGCGCTGAGCGAGGAGTACCTAAGCTGGGAGCACAACGCCAGCCAAGCCAGGGCTTATGCCAACCGCATACTCAGCTCCTACCCGGGTAGCGGCTTTGCAGCACGGGCCCATGTGCTCATTGCACAGGCAAACCTGAACCTGGGGCAGGAGCCGGAAGCGATTGATCACTACCGAACCGTACTAGCCCAGTATGGCAACGAGGAAGAACCCGTACGAACGGCATTTGCCGAACTGAAGCACCTGCTAGGCCCCAGCCAGATAGACAGCCTACTGACTGCCTACGAAAAACAATACCCCGGGGGGCAGACCTTCCTGGACGATGCCAGCTTTGCAGCAGCCCGAGACCTGCTACTCATCGACCAGCAGTATCAAGCTGGCGTGGCACGCCTCAGCCGCTTTATCCGCCAGTACCCAAACAGCCAGCACCTGAATGAAGCCCTGCTACTACGGGGCGAGGGCTACCAGCAGCTGGACTCTACCAGCCTGGCCCTGGCAGACTATGAAGCACTATTTGCCCAAAGCAGGGTGCCGCCCGAGCTGCTAACACGCGCCCAGCTGCAAGCTGCCTACCTGTACCTGGCCACAGACGCTGGCCGAAGTGCCGAACTGTACAGCCTGGCAGCCCGCCAGGCAGCCAATAAAATAGACAGTGCCCAGGCCCTAATCGGCTGGGCCGAAGCCCAGGTACGGCTAGGCCAGCCAAAGGAGGCCCGGGCCGTGCTAAATAACATCTATGGCATGCGCGTGCTACCCGCCTACACCCGGGCTAAAACAGGCCTGATACTGGCAAAACTGGAAGACCAGCTGGGAGACAGTGCCCAGGCCCTAAAGCTATATGAGGACGTAAGCCGGCTAGAAGCCGGAGCCCTGAGGGCCGAGGCCCTGTACTACACCCTGGAGCTACACTACCGCCAGGGAGCCTATACCAGGCTAAGAGACAGCCTGTATGCCCAGAAGGCCCTGCTGCGAAACCAGGACTACTGGCAGGCCAAGGCCTACCTGCTGCTAGCCAATGCCTTCTGGCAGCTGGAGCAGCACCAGCAGGCACTGGAGACCCTGCGCTCCATTGCCCTGCACGCCCAAGACCCCGGCCTGAAAACGCAGGCCAGCCAGCTGCTGGAGACGCGGACCAAGGCCCTGGAAGCCCTGCAGGCCGAAAATGCCGCACGCCTGCAAGAAAAAGCAGCGGCAGAAAAAGCCAAACTGCTGAAAGAAGAGCGTGCCGATCCGGTAGAAGAAGTTTCCCCCAAAGACCCCCGACTCGATGAGGCCAAGCCCAGAAAATAA